One Cryptococcus neoformans var. neoformans B-3501A chromosome 10, whole genome shotgun sequence DNA window includes the following coding sequences:
- a CDS encoding 60S ribosomal protein L14 (Match to ESTs gb|CF190047.1|CF190047, gb|CF186056.1|CF186056, gb|CF191963.1|CF191963; HMMPfam hit to Ribosomal_L14e, Ribosomal protein L14, score: 100.6, E(): 3.7e-27), with the protein MVQSTFKRFVEVGRVVLVNEGPSAGKLAVIVEIIDHNRALIDGPTTSVSRQAFPYRNLILTPYTIASLPRGVGAGPLKKAIEKAGVSEKWEQSGWAKKLAARQVRKNATDFDRFQIQLAKRARRDVVRKAYVKEKKASA; encoded by the exons ATGGTG CAATCTACCTTCAAGCGTTTTGTCGAGGTTGGCCGAGTTGTCCTCGTTAACGAGGGCCCTTCTGCTGGCAAGCTCGCCGTGATCGTTGAGATCATCGACCACAACAGG GCTCTCATTGACGGCCCCACCACCTCCGTTTCCCGTCAAGCTTTCCCCTACCGAAACCTTATCCTCACTCCTTACACCATTGCGTCTCTTCCCCGAGGTGTCGGTGCCGGTCCCCTCAAGAAGGCTATTGAGAAGGCTGGTGTTTCGGAGAAGTGGGAGCAGAGCGGATGGGCTAAGAAGTTGGCTGCCAGGCAGGTCAGGAAG AACGCCACCGACTTCGACCGATTCCAGATCCAACTCGCCAAGAGGGCTCGAAGGGACGTTGTCCGCAAGGCTTAcgtcaaggagaagaaggcttcTGCTTAA